AACAGCGCAACCTTTGCCAACGCGGCCCCGCTGGAAATCACGTTTAATCAGGCCACCGGCAGTGTTACCGTCACCAGCCAATTGGGTATGGAATGATTGCGCATTGTGTCATGCTGAACCTGCGTGAAGATCACGACGCAGGCGAATTGGCGCAGATCATGCAGGGGCTTGCTGCCCTTGTGGGCACGATCGACGGATTTACCGGTTTCGAACACGGGCCGAACATTGATTTGGAAGGCAAATCACCTGATTTCGCCGTAGGGTTTGTGGGGCGTTTTACCAGCCGGGCCGCGTTGGAAACCTACGCCGCCGATCCACGCCATCGCGCCCTTGGCGCGCGCCTGGTTGCGCAATGTGCGGGCGGCGGTGACGGTATCACGGTCTTTGATATCGAGAGCAGATCATGATTCTGGGTATCGGCACTGACCTCGCGAATATCGAGCGTATTCAAGGCACGCTTGACCGCTTTGGCGACCGGTTTCGCAATCGTGTTTTCACCGATGTTGAACAGCGCAAGGCCGAACGCCGCCGTGACGTCGCGGGCACCTACGCCAAACGCTGGGCCGCCAAGGAGGCTTGCTCCAAGGCGCTGGGCACGGGTCTGCGCATGGGGATCTCCTGGAAGGACATGGCCGTGTCTAATCTGCGCAGCGGACAACCCGTCATGGCCGTAACGGGATGGGCTGCCGAACGCCTTGCGAAAATGACTCCCGCTGGCCACGAGGCCATCATTCACGTGACTTTGACCGACGATCACCCCTGGGCGCAGGCCTTTGTCGTGATCGAGGCACGCCCCATCGCTTGACAGCCAAGGATGCGGGCCGCATGTAGCAGCCAACCAATGATAGGAACACGCATGTCCGAAACTTCGAGCCTTTGGGGCACCATCAAGGAAACCATCAAAACGGTGGTTTACGCCCTGTTGATCGCAGGTGCCTTTCGCACGCTGCTGTTCCAGCCGTTCTGGATTCCATCGGCGTCGATGAAAGACACGCTGCTGATCGGTGATTTTCTGTTCGTAAACAAAATGGCCTATGGCTATTCCTATGCATCCTGCCCCAGCATCATCATTCCGCGCATCGGTCTTGATGTGGACGCCGAAGATTTCTGCGGCGTGTTCAAGAGCGACGAGGACGACACCAGCGGCGGCAACCGATTGTTTGGCTCTATGCCTGACCGCGGCGATGTTGTCGTTTTTCGCCACCCCGTCACGGGGCGCGATTTCATCAAGCGCCTGATCGGCCTGCCCGGCGACCGTATCCAGATGCGCAACAGCGTTCTTTATGTCAACGATGAGGCAGTCACACTTGAGGACGCAGGCACGTTCGTCGAAACGATGGAGCGCCAAGGCCCGCAAGGAAACCTGCCGCGCTGCCGCAATGGTGCCGTGGGCATGGGCGCGGATTGCGAAAAGACCCGCCAGACCGAAACGCTGCCCGGCGGTGTCAGCCATGACATCCTCAATATTGGCACCACGGCCCTTGATAATACCGGCGTCTTTACGGTGCCCGAGGGGCATTTCTTTTTCATGGGTGACAACCGTGACAATTCCACCGACAGCCGCGTTCCACAAAACGCCCGTGGCGTGGGTTTCGTGCCGTTCGAGGATATCGTTGGCCGCGCGGATCGCATCATGTTCTCGTCTGCCGGGCGTTCGATGCTGGCGTTCTGGACATGGCGCAGTGACCGTTATTTCAAGGCGATTGAGTGAAACTGGCCGCTGATCTGAACGCCTTTGCGCGCACCCTTGGTCATGATTTCGCCAAGCCGGAATTGTTGGTGCGCGCCGTCACCCATTCGTCGATGGCAACAGCGCATCGTGACGACAATCAGCGGCTTGAATTTCTTGGGGACCGGGTGCTGAACCTGGTCATTGCCGACGCAATCTTTGCCGCTGACCCAAGCGCGGCCGAAGGCGAACTGGCCGTGCGCTATAACTACCTTGTGCGCAAGGAAACCTGCGCAGATGTGGCGCGCGAATGGGGCTTGGGCGAGGTGCTGAAAATCGGCCGCTCCGAGATGAAAAGCGGTGGACGACGCAAGACGGCGATCCTTGGGGATGCGCTTGAGGCGGTGATTGCCGCGATCTATCTGGATGCAGGCCTTGATGCGGTGCGCGCCGTGATTCTGCGAATCTGGGGCGAGCGGATTTCAACAGCCGCGACCGAATCCAAGGATGCCAAGACCGCATTGCAGGAATGGGCGCAGGCGCGTGGTATCCAGCCGCCAAAATATACTGAAATCAGCCGCGAAGGACCGGATCACGCTCCGGTTTTCCTGATCGAAGCGCGCCTTGAAACGGGCGAGGCCGCACAGGCGAGCGACACTCCCAAACGCCTTGCCGAACAGGCCGCCGCCGAGGCACTTTTGCAGAAAGTCAGCCCATGAACGATGCGCCCACCTCAGCCGGATTTGTCGCCCTGATTGGTGAACCCAACGCCGGAAAATCAACGCTGCTGAATCGTATGGTTGGCGCCAAGGTGTCAATCGTGACCCACAAGGTGCAAACCACGCGTGCCCGCATCCGAGGTGTCGCGATGGACGGTGCCGCACAGATTGTTTTTGTCGATACGCCGGGCCTGTTCGCCCCCCGCCGCCGCCTTGACCGCGCTATGGTCGCCGCCGCCTGGAGCGGGGCTGCGGATGCAGACGTGATCGTGCTGATGATCGAGGCCCATCGCGGGATCACCCCGGGCGTCGAGGCGATCCTGGAGAAATTGGCCGAAGTTGGTGAGGGGCGCACAGTTGCACTTGCGATCAACAAGATCGACCGCGTGAAATCGGAACAGCTGTTGGAACTTACGCAGCGAATGAACGACCGCTACGCTTTTGCCGACACCTTTATGATCTCGGCGGAAAAGGGCCACGGGTGTGATACCCTGCGCGCATGGCTGGCTGACAAAATGCCCAAAGGACCGTGGCTTTATCCCGAAGATCAAATCGCCGACCTGCCGCTGCGCATGATCGCCGCTGAAGTGACGCGCGAAAAGCTGACCCTGCGCTTGCATCAGGAATTGCCCTATCAGTTGACCGTCGAAACCGAAAACTGGGAAGAACGCAAAGACGGATCGGCCAAGATTGATCAGGTTGTTTACGTCATGCGCGACGGGCACAAAGGGATCGTGCTGGGCAACAAGGGCGAGACCATCAAGGCGGTGGGCAAGGCCGCGCGCGAGGAACTGGTCGAATTTCTGGGCCGCAAGGTGCATCTATTCCTGCAAGTGAAGGTCCGCCCGAACTGGCTTGAGGAAAGCGAACGCTATTCCGAAATGGGCCTTGATTTCAAAGACGGAAATGCATGACGCGGCTGACGGCGGATATCTGGGTATCGGCCTATCTGACACGGCTGCGCCTGCAAGACATCCCCGCCTTCGTGGTGGCCAAGGGTGACCTC
This portion of the Octadecabacter sp. SW4 genome encodes:
- a CDS encoding Dabb family protein; protein product: MIAHCVMLNLREDHDAGELAQIMQGLAALVGTIDGFTGFEHGPNIDLEGKSPDFAVGFVGRFTSRAALETYAADPRHRALGARLVAQCAGGGDGITVFDIESRS
- the acpS gene encoding holo-ACP synthase — encoded protein: MILGIGTDLANIERIQGTLDRFGDRFRNRVFTDVEQRKAERRRDVAGTYAKRWAAKEACSKALGTGLRMGISWKDMAVSNLRSGQPVMAVTGWAAERLAKMTPAGHEAIIHVTLTDDHPWAQAFVVIEARPIA
- the lepB gene encoding signal peptidase I, whose amino-acid sequence is MSETSSLWGTIKETIKTVVYALLIAGAFRTLLFQPFWIPSASMKDTLLIGDFLFVNKMAYGYSYASCPSIIIPRIGLDVDAEDFCGVFKSDEDDTSGGNRLFGSMPDRGDVVVFRHPVTGRDFIKRLIGLPGDRIQMRNSVLYVNDEAVTLEDAGTFVETMERQGPQGNLPRCRNGAVGMGADCEKTRQTETLPGGVSHDILNIGTTALDNTGVFTVPEGHFFFMGDNRDNSTDSRVPQNARGVGFVPFEDIVGRADRIMFSSAGRSMLAFWTWRSDRYFKAIE
- the rnc gene encoding ribonuclease III, which encodes MKLAADLNAFARTLGHDFAKPELLVRAVTHSSMATAHRDDNQRLEFLGDRVLNLVIADAIFAADPSAAEGELAVRYNYLVRKETCADVAREWGLGEVLKIGRSEMKSGGRRKTAILGDALEAVIAAIYLDAGLDAVRAVILRIWGERISTAATESKDAKTALQEWAQARGIQPPKYTEISREGPDHAPVFLIEARLETGEAAQASDTPKRLAEQAAAEALLQKVSP
- the era gene encoding GTPase Era; translation: MNDAPTSAGFVALIGEPNAGKSTLLNRMVGAKVSIVTHKVQTTRARIRGVAMDGAAQIVFVDTPGLFAPRRRLDRAMVAAAWSGAADADVIVLMIEAHRGITPGVEAILEKLAEVGEGRTVALAINKIDRVKSEQLLELTQRMNDRYAFADTFMISAEKGHGCDTLRAWLADKMPKGPWLYPEDQIADLPLRMIAAEVTREKLTLRLHQELPYQLTVETENWEERKDGSAKIDQVVYVMRDGHKGIVLGNKGETIKAVGKAAREELVEFLGRKVHLFLQVKVRPNWLEESERYSEMGLDFKDGNA